The sequence GGCACCGGATCGCCCGGCCGAGGGGCGACGCGGCCCAGGCCGAGCTCGCGCTCCGGCTGGGCGCCGACGCGCCGGGAAGCCGGATGCTGGACATCGGGCTGCGGCTCCTGGGCAGGTCCCTCGCGGCCCGGGACCGCGTCCCGCCCACGATCTACGCCGCGCACCTGTCCCCGCACACCCTCGACCTGTGGATCCACCCGCCCGACCTCGACGCCCCCGCGCCCTGGGCCGCCCACGACGGCGGCCAGGTGTGGCGGCTGCCGGCCCACGAGGGCCGGATGCTCGACGAGCAGGCGCTCGCCGGCGCGCCCGCGCCGTACCCGGGCCTGGTCTCGCTGGGGTCCAACGGTGAGGGCCGGGTGCTCGTCGACCTGGAGGCGGCCCACGGGCTGATCAGCCTCAAGGGCCCCCAGAGCACCGCCGCCCTCGCCGCGCTCGCGGTGGAGCTGGCCACCAACCGCTGGTCGGACCGGATGCTCGTCACGCTCGTCGGTTTCGGGGAGGAGCTCGCCGTGATCGCCCCCGACCGCATCCGCTGCGTGGGCGGCCTCGCCGAGATCCTGCCCGAGCTGGAGGCCACGGCCGAGGAGCGCGGCGCCGGCGGCGAGGTGCTCACCGGCCGGATCCACGGCCGCGCCGCCGACCCGATCTGGCCGCCGCACTACGTGCTGTCCGCGGTGGTCCCGAGCGCGGAGGAGGGCCGCCGTCTGGCGGTGCTCGCCAGGAAGGGCGTCCGTACGGCCGCCGGCTACGTCGTGGCGGGTGACGTCCCGCACGCCACCTGGAACTGGGAGATCACCGAGGACGGCCGGGCCACGGTGGACGCGCTCGGGTTCGAGGTGGCCGCGCAGCTCCTGCCCCGCCGCCACTACCGGGCCCTGATCGACCTGTTCCACACGGCCGGGCGGCTCGACGGGGAGCTTCTGCCCGACGAGCGGGAGCCGGTCCCGCAGACGCCCTCGATCGAGGTGCGGGTCCTCGGCCCGGTCGAGATCACCGGCCCGCCGCCGATGGAGGAGGGCCGGGCCGTGCTCGCCGTCGAGCTCGTCGTCTACCTGGCGACCCACCCGGGAGGCGTCCACCCGGTCGTGCTCGGCGGAATCCTCTGGCCGAGGGGCGTGCAGTCGGTGGTCCGGGACGCCACGATCGCCCGGGTCGTCGACTGGCTGGGCGTCGACAGCGCCGGGCGGCCCAACCTCTACGCCGACGAGTCGGGGCGGCTCCGTCTCGGGCCCGAGGTGCGGACCGACTGGATGCTCTTCCGCGAGTTCGTCCGCCGGTCGCACGCGGACCCCGCCGTGCGCACCGTACTCCTGGAGAGGGCCCTGAACCTGGTGCGCGGCCCGCTGTTGAACGGACGTCCGCGCGGCCGGTACTCCTGGCTGGCCGCCGACGACCTGGAGTACGACGTGACCGCCGGTGTCGCGGACGCCGCCCACCGGCTCTGCGAGATGCGGCTGGCGAACGGCGAGGCCGCCCAGGCCGTCGCGGCGGCGCGGGCCGGGCTGCTGCTGGCCGCCGACGACGAGGCGCTCTGGCGGGACCTGCTGCGGGCCACCCATCTGACCGGGGACCCGGGCCGCCTGCGAGCCGTGGCCGACGCCCTGAACCGGCGGGCCGGCTCCCACCCCGACGGCGGCGGGATGGCGCCGGAGACGGAGGCGCTCATCGACGAGCTGCTGCCCTCGTGGCGGATGCGTTCGGCGCCGTCGGCATGACCGGGCCGGAGGTCCGGCGCCCGTGGCCGGTGCCGTGGCGGGAGAGAGGGAGGCATGAAGCCGTGCAGGTCCGTGCATACCGGTGGTTCCGTACGGCGGGCGGGCGTGTGGCGATCGCGCTGACCCTGCTGGTGCCGGTGGGCTGCTCCGCGCCGGCGCCCCGGCCGTTCGTCCCCTCCGACCTCCCGGCCGGCGATCCGAGCGCGTCGAGGCGGGCCGCGATCGCTCCGGCGGAGCCGGAAGGCCCGAGGGTGGAGACGGTCGAGGTCGCGCCCGGCGTCCGGGTGGTGGTCGAGTGGCCCGCCGTGGCCGACCAGGACACCACCGGGATGATCGATGCCCTCCGCGACTACCGCGCCGGGTCGTTCAAGGCGGTCGTCACCGGGGGCCAGGACACCGCCTATCTGAAGACGGTCCAGGACGTCGCGAGTTCGGACGCCTACCGGTGGGTCAGGGAGTTCCTGGAGCAGCGCCGGTCGGTGCGCGGGACCTCCCGGCTGTACGCGTTGAACGTCGTCTCGGTCACCGGGCGCGGGGCACAGCTCAACGGATGCATCGACGAGACGGGGATGCGGCTGCTGGACTCGGAGACCGGGAAGGCGGTCCGCAGGCAGCCCGGCTGGACCAGAAAGCCCTTCCTCCAGGTCGCCGGGCTACGGCGGGGCGACGACGGGGTCTGGCGGATCAAGGTGCTCCGGCACGCCGAACTTCCCAGTGAGGCCGCGAAGGGATGTCTTCGATGATCATGAATGTGGTTGTTGCGGGGCTGATGCTGTTCTCCTCGGCGGATCCGGGCGGCGGTGGCGGGGACGTCGAAGTCCGGACCAGCCAGGAGAAGAACAGCGTCGGGGTCACCCTGAAGAACTCCCGGATCGTCCTCAGCGGGAACGGTCGCGGGGGTAAGAGCGACGGCTACCGCCTCAAGCGTCCCTGCTGGTACGAACCGGCCCAGAACGCCGAGGAAATGCTGGACTTCCAGCGGTGGGTGACGCGCGTCGACCTGTATGACCCGAAGACCCGCGCGGAGAACCTCAAGAAGTTCCAGGAGAAACTCGGCGAGGAGGGGCGCTGGTGGACGATCGCCCACAACTCATCCGATCCCAATGGTCTGAGCTGCCAGCTGGCGACGGACAGCTACGTGTTCGTGCCGCCCAACACGACCCCGCCCGGCGGGATCACCCTCCAGGAACTCATCGACATCGCCCGCGCCGCGCTCACCGTGCCCGAGCCGAAGGTCATGCTCAACCCCGACGCCAGGAGCTACGTCAACCTGCCGACCT comes from Streptosporangium roseum DSM 43021 and encodes:
- a CDS encoding BTAD domain-containing putative transcriptional regulator gives rise to the protein MPTRQPMRIRPRRTAGDLFAGLGALVVLAALLGGVPYALLRLAGPPLPPELLDIDLLTSPVGTGTIVAILVLLVWLAWLQLTVCVIVEVYAGLRRVGMPARVPLSGGTQVLANRLVSAVLVLFTMSAVVVPIAKAGGTPAAGPAVASVALSAPVAEERAPLVPVEKAKKVYVVQPPHGRHHESLWEIAEKCLGDGRRYPEIYRLNQHKEQPDGSRLHMADLIRPGWVLDMPADARNIHLVPAAQPRDATLKEHPDRPAELDGRTRTFTPGRADLPVESRPEVSRPSDTSVVPGDGRTGPAETRRAPSDTSRRSPQETATAREPRAADDSGRTGRQTSEGGTGRDPSVAADPGGRAGQAGQDSGLEMLDYLAVASLAAAGLLAALGRRRRRQLWYRAFGHRIARPRGDAAQAELALRLGADAPGSRMLDIGLRLLGRSLAARDRVPPTIYAAHLSPHTLDLWIHPPDLDAPAPWAAHDGGQVWRLPAHEGRMLDEQALAGAPAPYPGLVSLGSNGEGRVLVDLEAAHGLISLKGPQSTAALAALAVELATNRWSDRMLVTLVGFGEELAVIAPDRIRCVGGLAEILPELEATAEERGAGGEVLTGRIHGRAADPIWPPHYVLSAVVPSAEEGRRLAVLARKGVRTAAGYVVAGDVPHATWNWEITEDGRATVDALGFEVAAQLLPRRHYRALIDLFHTAGRLDGELLPDEREPVPQTPSIEVRVLGPVEITGPPPMEEGRAVLAVELVVYLATHPGGVHPVVLGGILWPRGVQSVVRDATIARVVDWLGVDSAGRPNLYADESGRLRLGPEVRTDWMLFREFVRRSHADPAVRTVLLERALNLVRGPLLNGRPRGRYSWLAADDLEYDVTAGVADAAHRLCEMRLANGEAAQAVAAARAGLLLAADDEALWRDLLRATHLTGDPGRLRAVADALNRRAGSHPDGGGMAPETEALIDELLPSWRMRSAPSA